The Engystomops pustulosus chromosome 4, aEngPut4.maternal, whole genome shotgun sequence genome contains a region encoding:
- the LOC140128528 gene encoding olfactory receptor 1f45-like — MNVKVINSSISEDFYLLTFSGLQNFSYVFILTIVLMYLLCMIGNLILIAVVWAAPRLHTPMYFFLCNLSTLDMAYVSTILPKLLDSQISGKNTISFTSCFTQLFMSVACMATEFLLLSSMAFDRYVAICVPLNYSTIMNKKICIVLSLTPWTIGSLNSLLYVFLISHLSFCKSRDIIHFYCDMKALLRASCSDIRHVNIAILSEGFTLGFLAFGMILISYVFIISAILKIKTSAKRLKIFSSCSSHLTVVLLFCGSSLSVYMNPESKSSTKQDLILSLLYVAVVPVLNPLVYSLRNKDVLDVLRIPKFTSGRCLVIVKPIKGI; from the coding sequence ATGAACGTGAAGGTCATTAATTCATCAATTTCTGAAGATTTTTACTTGCTGACCTTCTCTGGACTTCAAAACTTCTCCTATGTTTTTATACTCACTATTGTATTGATGTATCTTCTGTGTATGATAGGAAATCTGATCCTTATAGCGGTTGTATGGGCGGCACCACGTCTACATACACCAATGTACTTTTTTCTATGTAACCTCTCTACATTGGACATGGCTTATGTATCTACTATTCTACCAAAGCTTCTGGACTCCCAAATAAGTGGGAAGAATACAATTTCCTTCACAAGCTGCTTCACTCAGCTATTCATGTCGGTAGCATGTATGGCCACAGAATTTTTATTACTATCTTCTATGGCATTTGACCGGTATGTGGCCATTTGTGTCCCCTTGAATTATTCTACCATTATGAATAAGAAAATATGTATTGTACTTTCCCTTACTCCATGGACCATCGGTTCCTTGAACTCATTGCTATATGTCTTCTTGATATCTCATCTATCTTTTTGTAAGTCCAGAGATATCATCCACTTCTACTGTGACATGAAAGCCCTTCTAAGAGCCTCCTGCAGTGACATCAGACACGTGAACATCGCAATATTATCAGAAGGATTTACTTTAGGTTTTTTAGCATTTGGTATGATTCTGATttcttatgtttttattatatcgGCTATCCTTAAGATCAAGACATCGGCAAAAAGATTGAAGATCTTCTCTAGTTGCTCGTCTCATCTAACGGTCGTTTTACTCTTTTGTGGTTCTTCTCTAAGTGTCTATATGAACCCAGAATCTAAAAGCTCAACAAAACAAGACCTGATACTTTCCTTGTTGTATGTGGCAGTTGTACCAGTCTTAAACCCTCTGGTCTATAGTTTGAGGAACAAAGACGTCTTAGATGTTTTAAGAATTCCTAAGTTTACTTCTGGTCGTTGTTTAGTAATTGTCAAACCTATTAAGGGCATTTGA